The segment ATGGTAATAGAGTAATCTGAGGTTCCCAACTCCAAGCTTCTCATGCCTTTTTAAATGGGAGCTCCTATGCCAAGCACTATAGCCATGTGTACAATCCCATGGCACCCCTTGCTCGCCATGGTCCTTAATATGCCACACTAGTTAGGAGGCTCTTGTAGAGGAGGATGAGATCTAAGTGATGGAACAAGATGCTTTAGTTCCATAAGTTAAATTTCCAAAGCTTGCTCTAAGGACTTGCTCCAGTCCTAATCATGTTAGTACATCCTAAGCTTCTCACATTGCATCATTTTCAGTCGACTCAAATTCTTGAGAGATCATGGATTCCATGGCCCATCTTCACTTAAGAATAGACTCATAGGACACTTAACTCCTTGAGATCCAAGGTCAGCTCACTTATATTATCTTGTGGATCCGCTCTCAAGGCGCCTTAAGCTCCGCTTCTCCTCCGCCTCCTCTTGATGCTTAGtgttgatatttatttttatatattttgatctGGATTACTTTACTTGTATATCTCTTGTATctagatttaatttttgatatatatatatatatatatatatatatatatatatatatatgtgtgtgtgtgtgtgtgtgtgtgtgtgtgtgtgtgtgtgtgtgtgtgtgtgtgtgtgtgtgatgtTTTATCTTTATCTCGTCTCGTGTGTGCTTTTTAGTTTGTATATTATATCATTTgtcatttttgtgacaaaaaaggGGGAGATCATTTCACATAATTGACAAGACATTTGATACACTTAAAACCAATAAAACTATTAAGAGTCGTTAGAGAGGAGATATTTGAGATCATTCTTGATAAAAATGAGgagatttttttaagaaaagtagAGATATTCTTTAGGGAGagatattctttttaaaattttctttttgaattatttaattcattttttttttatagatttaattcttaagggaaattaattgaaatattaaagGAAACTAGATAAACTAATGAAAACATACCTTAGAAGTTTAAGAGTGATACTTGACACGGAtgtttcttagaaaatatttcttttagttttgtttatctCTCTAAAACTATTCTAAGTCATAGAAACTTCTTCCCATACTCATCAATACATATATCATGTTTGGTGAAAGACCTTTATGCTTTACTGTTGATTTATTATGTCTTATTAAGCTtctattatgtttggttgatttgcatGCATCTATATTCCTCTTGAGCTTTGCTTTATATATTGTGTCACTATAGGAATTTGTTCTTCTTTCATCCTTCTACAATAAATCAAGCAAAATCTCCAATTATCTTGTTTTGTTGTCTTGACATTATTTTATGCCACACATTGTTTTACCTTGGGTATAGTTTTCTATATGTGTGCAAATTACAAGATTAGAAGATAAGTACTACAATATGATGCAATGCATTCccttaagttatttttaattgagtgTTAATGTGTGTCATGTAAACTCTTTTATGAGAGTTCGAGTAGGTTTATGTAACTTTATTTTATCACAAAATTGCTAAAGGGGTagattgttaggacattgagtcttatttgtatgttgacaattttgttccattaATGTTTAACCATAGAAGTCCTTTTAGATAGTtacttgctctccattgaagatcaagggtgtTGTTGTTTGTCTAACTAAGAAGTCACAAGTATGCCTAAGAAGGTTTGGCTTATGGCAAGTTAAGCTCCTAAGAGGTATAAAGAGGAACAATAccattttaataaacaaaattgatattttataaatgttaaaagaaaCAGGGGATGCTCCAACGAGTTGCAATGCTTAAGCAGTGAGATTGTTCAAGCTTAGCACCACTCAAGTGCCTAAGACACTCCAATATTGGTTAAGTGCACTCGAGCACTCATTCCTTTTCTACCAAGATTTGGAAgatatttttgagaatttcatGCAAATCTTATTTGTAAACCTCATGATACTAAACCTCTTTGGCatatttgcctataaatacctcattataacccTTATAGGGAAAGAGATCTTAATATTTTGAAGAGGGTTTCATTGAGGAGAAAGCATAACAAGCTACACCATTCTTGATCTCTCATGCGAAGGAGTCAAGCACTGAATCTTGGGTTGAAGACCTTCATCCCTTCAAAGACGTTGAACGTATTCACTAAAGCAATTGGAGATTGTTGCATCGTGGatgtggatcaagttgtaggcaTTGGAGAGTAAGTTTTTAAGGTACAACGGCTAAGTAAATCTATATAACTTGATATCATATAATAGATTTAGATTAGAAGTCTTAaacctcatggttttttatctcaaCAGTTAGTGTaggggttttccacgtaaaaatccTCGTGCCTTATTGCAtatctttgttattttttttgtattgccTATTGTGGAAAGAACTGATTATCCTTAACTACTCACAGGGAAAAATTgagtataacatataaatatttatttaaaatctttaattacACCAATTTTAACCTTCCCTCCTCCCCCATTTTCTGGGTGTTATGCTACTGGACTTTGGTTTTTCAATCTTAATGTTTTATGATATTGCTTCAAATGGTAGTTtcacacacgcacacacacaaTCTTTCCTTTATGCTTGTATCTTAGAATGATTGTTTGACTTGCTTAGCATGTTATTAGACAATCTCACCTTTGGCTTTTCTTGGTATCCTCGATCCATCAGTTAATTGCCATgcttccctcaacttagttagtagagacctttgttttagggcttagaagggtgctaccttTATGGTACTTTCCCAATAGGAAACTAGATCCTTAGACCTAGattcgggtttttcaaagactttcttttttaaaacttaaggGTTATCattttagagttttctttcttattttattttctcttttaaaaataaataaaaataagtggcaactccagtttatttatttattttatttatttaattttattataaaaaataagtttttcaccTAAAAAAAGAGTCTCGCCATCAACTGGggacacacatgaaaaatgcgggtaTGCACTTGTAAGTCATCAAATTGCCCTTTTACTTCATCATTGGAATCAactttattttcatcttcaagtTCACTTATTCCTATCACAAATGTTGTAAAAGCAACTAAGTTCAAGCCCTCATTGCCCTCATTGCCCTCATTGCCCTCACTAAAATCATTTGATTCTTTCACATCAGACTTTGAGTCACTTCAAGTCAATTGCATTGTTTTTAGGCCTAAACGAATTTTTCTCTAGGGTAATCAGAAATAATATGTCATTTCCTGCCCTAGTTATAACAATCCACCTAATTTGTCTTAAatgaatttttctcttttcttttatttgtggTGACATTCATTCCCCCCTTTTTTAGAGTCTTCTTTATACTCACCTTCTTTTAAAGtttcattttagtcttgaaTTCTTTCTTGGAAAATGtagatattttataataattcagAACTCGTTCATTCTCATTTCcaagcttcattttttttttttttgaaggagcCTTTAGGGCTAACCTTTTAGAACTCTTTTGAAGATGGATGAGACATCTCATAGATTATATAAGAACCACTAACTCATCCATTGATAAGGTGTCCATATCATTGCTTTCTTCTATAGCAATTATTTTGGATCTAAAAACGCTAATTGAAGGATATTTTTCTAACTATATTTTTCACCAAgattaaagcaaaaaaaaaatcacaatattACTCAGTTTAGtgtaaaaattagagaaaaactCATCTTTTTCATTAGGATACTTTCAAAATTGGCaattaaaatatgaagtttGGATAACATCACAAAACAATTGCCCatgtgagtaaaaataaaaatatcctaGCCTTCTTTAGCATATTTACATGTTATCCTTCTAAACTCATCATCACTCACAccattaaaaatacaataaagaGTCTTGGCATTGGCCTCACTACCTTCATTGTCAAGTTTATCCTCTTCCTGCTTAGATTTGGTTTCATAACTTGATATTCCATTTTCAACCACTAAAATGAGAGTTAACCACCCATATTCCACTGCATTCAAAACACATTCTTCTTGTTGttttagaaagagaaaattttcaaactttcaagCTGGGTAATTATTGTGATCGAAGgatgaataataattaattaatggaAGACCCAACCCTCTACGATTCCATGAGTAAGAATTTAAGtagtagaaataaaaatttaaaatttttaaatttaacctACTCTAGGTTGTAATTGAAAGTATATTCTTAATATAGAACTACCTTAAGTGTTTGTATTTCTTTAtgttcaaattaaattataattctattttttttaatcttaataaaTTACAACCTAATTAATCTAATGAGGAACATCaagtaaatcaattaaaaatagaaaacattggAAATGCATGGAAACACCATCTCTAGAGTCTTCTAGAAACTTTCCAAATATAAAAACCACCActggaacaaaaaaaaatcaaaattgaaaaaccgAAAGTCCAATAGGGACCACCCAAGAGAGGGGaaatgggtgatttaaaaattttcaataaagatttatatattatacCAAATTCTTTTACCCTACGAGATGTTGGGGATAATCTTTTCTATCAATTATAGGTAATTCGAAtagaatatcataaataaaagaTACAGATAATGagacataatatttttaagtggaaaatCCTCACactaattgtggagataaaaaaccacacGATCTAAGACCTACTAATCTAAAACCACTATacaaaatcaagttacacagatTTACCTGGTTGTTTTATCCTAAAGATTTACTCTTTAGTACCTAGAACTTGATTCATGTTCACAATGCAACAACCTTCAATTGCTCTAGTGGATTATTTCAACCTCGTTGAAAGGATGAAGGTCCTCAAACCAAGATTCAAAGATTTAATCCTTGAATGAGATATCAGGAATGGTGTGGCACCTTAAGCTTTCTCTCTAGGAGATCCTCTCTAAAGAATGAAAGGTCTCTTTATAATCTATCTCCAACCTCTTACCCTTAAGGGGTTAAAAGTGAGGTATTTATAGGTAAAAACCTAAAGAGTTTCAGTTTTGGAAGAGTTTTAAGCCATATTTGTGTGAAAGATCTTAGTAGAATATGCATGACCGCTCGAGCCAACTTAGTGATTGCTTAAGTGCCTCAGGTGCTTGAGTAGTATGGCTCGCTTGAGTGGTCCTACTTTATTTCAAAAGTCgattttaaaaccttttaagttcaaaacaaaaccGATCCTCTTAATACCTTAATGTAGCCTAATTTATCACAAGTCAAATCTCTTTAGACGTACCTGTGACTTCTCGGTTGGACGGATagcaacccttgatcttcaatggagagcaagtcactatctaaaaagtcTTTTATGCacaaacattaaaaaagaaaaagaaagaaagaaagaaattgttagcataaaaataaaactcaatgtcctaacaaaaaccactaaatatgaaaagaaaaaaaaagtacatgaATTTATTTGATCCAAATTCTCTTCCTCCCAATGGTCTCATATTGTTTTGTAGCTACACTTCTCTTTCATATCCTTGATGCAACAGTCGATGCTCTTTAGTGGATCATCTCAATCTTGTGATGAAGCATGAAATGCGCCACTACTTGTTGAGATGTGTTCAAACATGAAATGCACCACTATTTCTTTCTATCAAAAAAACTTTGAAGAACAATCTTGAAAGGTTTAAAAGTTCAATCTTTTAGGACAAAACTATGATTATGTATTCAATGTGAATCAATGTATCAATTCCATCTTAAATTTAGAGATAGGTTTTTATTTAGAAACCCTAGATTCATTTAGATTGTGTTTAGAAAATGTAAAATTATAACCAAAAAGtgtattttaaatcattagagatcataaattttacaaaatatcatgaGCATTTGAACTGCCTGTGGGGGGGCATTTGAAGGTCCCCTAAGTAATGTTTTCAGAGTCAAACTAGTTATTGAACGAaaaaagttatcggttcatAATTCAATGGTCGAACTGATGGTCAAATCGAtgatgttataaatataatttatatattacataaatttaaatatataattaaaaatttcaataatattttatttttttatatttgataaatcaaattaaataatagagATAAATATAcatgtattaaattttattaaatagaacataTATAATGCTTAAGTTTGagtatatatttaagatgaaaagaaaattataatatttgattttatttgtaggtttatatattttattattttaaaaatttaaaaattattatcttaattaatttatattattttcatatttatacttGAATAGTTATTATAAACATGAATGTGAATGTAAATATTTGCATTTGTTTAACGGtttgatatgataaaattttgataaacatatttttattggaCAATAACATTGTAAAGTGGTTAAGCCTTTGGTTTTCCACTTGGAGGCCCAGGTTCAAATCCCCTTAAGGCGTGAATTATTTGTGGGGTATAACAATTTGGACCATAGCTTGGACTCCAAGCCTTGGAAGAATAGTTGGGCCAATTGACCCACTTATAGTTTTGGTCCAAAATAATGGTTGGATGGTTTGATTTGTTCGCGGCCAGTCCAAttcgattttgaaaacattgccCCTAAGGAAGTAGGTAGTGTGAAATCAGTgtataaataagacaaaattgtCAACCTAGCTAATCTGAAGCACTAGTAGTATCAAAACACTaattgaaattggttcttttaaaagtgattttgatTGAAGTGCTATCAACAAAAACGGTACAAGCTGTTAATAACTCTTTCAccaaaatcacttccaaatgGCCCATATGCATTGTTTGTGGGGTGTAAATATCTAGTCAACCTAACAAGTTGGACCCTAGCTTGGACTCCAAGCCTTGGAAGAATAGTTGGGCCAATTGGGTCCAGTAGTTAGTGGCGCCCATTCATAGTTTTTGGTCCAGAATAATGGTTGGACGGCTCGATTGGTTCGACTAAAAACATTACCCTTAAGGAAGTAGGTAGTGTTGAATCAGTTGATAAATGAGACAAAATTGTAAACCTAGCTAATCTAAAGCACTAGTAGTTAAAAGTGATTTTGATCGAAGTGCTATGAACAAAAGCGGTACAAGCTGCTAATAACTCTTCCAccaaaatcacttccaaataGCCCAAATGCATTTGTTCAATTGCTGCATGCATTGAAGTTAGGTGGCTTCCATTGTTTCTCCATCTATGGCTGTTTTTATTGTTACATATATGAACTGGGTGTGCcatttcttcacatactctatCTGGTGCTGCACCAACTCATGAAATCAAGGTGCAATGAAAGATGTTTTGGTGAAAATTCTGTTTAGTCACGCAGAAACACATCTATGATGAGCTTGTGTCCCAAAGAAGGCATCTTATTACTGTATTGCAGCCTTTACAGATTGAAGAATTTTGATGATCTTCATCAATTAGTTTATTACACATAAATCGCTGGCAGATGCACACACTTTATTGATTATAACTTCATTAGGAGATACCAGATGAGGAAAAGAGAGATGTTGATGATGAAGAACCACCAAAGCCAGGGGCAAAACGCGCGAATTCTTGTAGGCAAGCCAGGCTGCTTCTGATCTAAACCTTCATTGACCCTGTGAATAAACGTGTTTTGAGTTGGAAAAGGTAGGGAAGGACTGTAAGACCTAGTATGCATTTCATGAATCATTCAGAGACCCTAGATGTAAATTCAATAGGTTTTAGTGAGTCTCGAATCTGAATCTTAACTGTTTTCAGGTCTCATTCATTTGGGATTATCGCCATACCTTTGGGCACCAGATTGTGGACGTCTGTTAGGACAGAAAAAAGTATCCAAAATGAGTAACTTGGAAGCATAGTCTTAGTTCCTTTTTCAGGGAAATACAATATTAAGTATGCTTATTAATCACATCTGCATTGGCAATAAGAGTTAGGCCACATGCCTTGCTGCTGGCTGAGGCTTTGGTGCCGTGGTTGGTGCTGATGGTCGGGGCTTAGCTCCCTCCGTTGATGCTGGTTGTTGTGGTTTAGTTATTGCTGTTGCTGGTGGTGGTTGGGGTTCCTCTCGCGGTTCTTCATTTAGGATGGGCACACCCTTCGCCTGCAGCATCATTTAGTTTTAGCTAATTCCAATTTGTCTATGAACTAAATCAACACCAACTCACCAATTTTCTGAATTGGAGATTGTAGAACAATTGAAGGTATCTGTTCTTCGCATGCTTCTGATCCTTGTTCAACTGCCTCCAGAAGCCATAGGTCGAGCCCATGTTCAGCACTTTGGTCGCGTAGATCTTCCATGTGTAGCTGCAATGCAAAAACAACTTTAGATAATgccaaaattcaaaatggaTTCTTGTTTTGATAGTCTCAAGAATCAGTCTTGGCTATACCATTCGTATATACGCTGCAGACCCGCTGTTGAGATCTTGTTCCAATACTCGCTATCTGTTTTGCACTTCTCAAAAAAGTCAGCAATCTTGTTGCTGGACTCATCGCCATTGTTGGGGTCGATGTGGAAGCCTGAGACCCCATCAAAAATAATCTCTGCTGGCCCTCCTTGGTTGGTTGCAAAGGTGGGCAGCCCACAGTTCATCGCCTCAATGACTGTTAGCCCAAAAGCTTCATACAGTGCAGGCTGCACAAAAGCCCCCTTTGTGTCTGCAATACAGCGGTACAGCTCTCCATTGCGGTTCCTATCATTCTGAGCTGCTATCCATCTTAATTGGCCCTTGAGTTGGTACTTCTcaatcaatgaatgcatcttcTTTATTTCCGCGATTTCTTCTCGGTCTTTTGATTTGGATGGATCAAAGAATCCTGCTACCACCACTAGATTCACCAAGCTTCTCAGCCTTTTGTTCTTCCCATACCATTCAGTTAGTCCTGTAATGTTTTTTACTGTATCTAGCCTTGCCATGGAGAAGATGATTGGCTTCTTTCTGTCTGATAGATACCCACTGTTCCACAAACATTTTTGAGGGATTCAATTGTATGCAATTGTTAGAACACGGAATGAATGAAACTCTCATACTTACAGGTGTTCTTTGTTGTCTTCCTTACTGTAGAGTAGTTCTTCAATGGCGGGATGAAATGAGGTTAAcctcttttgtttttccatgtAGGGGAAGTAGACAGATTGGTCAGCCCCAGGAGCAGCAATGTTGAATTTTGTATCAAAGACATTGATTCCTGAAACTACTCGGCAAAGCCCTGGCATTGTGAAGGCTGCATGGTTTTCATACTGTCCAGGCCTGTCCTTGCTGAAGAACACAACATTCGGGTTCAGGTTAAGAACACGTCAGATTGATCAGAGTTCATGAATTTGTGCAAATTAAAGGCCAACCTTCCAGCAATTTCCTGAAATGTGCTAGTGATGATAAAGTCGGTCGCGTTCATTGCAAACATATCAGCTGTGAATTGACATGAAAAATGGTACTTTCCATCTAACTCCTTCCACTTCACATCAGAATCCTCATACTTGGTTTTCTCCAAAGCATGAGCAATAGTCCCCtatccaaattcaaatttagtCATCagtttgtaaataaaaatggaaatgactGATACCATTAGCGACAAAAGCATTAGACCTGAGTTACGCCAAGTTTGCTAGCCATCAAAGACGCCACCATGTTTCCATCGGTGTAGTTCCCAATTATGAGGTCTGGTTTGCATTCCATGTGGGCAAGGATCTTAGCAGAAGCATCCTGGTTTTGAGAGAGATATAGGATTGAAATAACATTGAATCCTAGTATAAGAAACAAACTGTTGCATAGGGATTATAGAGGCGGTAAAGGGCACATGCCTGAGCATATCTTTCAAGGTAAGGGTAGATGTCAAACCGGGAAACCCATTGGCGAAGAACCCCATTTTCGGTCCTAAACGGAACCCGAAGAATGTGAGAGTGTTTAGTGTTGAGGACGGGCTCTATCTCCTGATCGCATTTTGTCCCTCTTGCTTCTGGTATAAGCCTGGTCACCTGCATATGCAATAAGCttgaatttagttttagttCTCGGGTTTTTTTcccccatttcttttttttttttttcctttggtttctagCTTACCACAAGAATCTGAGGCTTCACAATTAGGCCTTGCTGTTTGATTCTGTGGAGCAATTCTTCCTCTAGAGCTTTCACTTGGTCTAGAATGTAAACCACCTGTTCAAAACCTTGGTCATGCATGTATTGTATATGAAGATGTGAATGATACTACTTGTAATGGTGACATTATCAGTACTTCATACCTGGCCACCGGTATCTGGCAAACCGAGAACATCTGCCTGGCCAAAGTATCCATGAGGAGAGAAGACCACAATGTTGAACATATTTGGGAGCCTGCTGAAGAGAAGCTCCATCTTCATTGGATCCGGGGCTTGGAGCACTTCAGAGAGTGTCCTCATTGTATCTTTAACTCTCTCAGCACTATCTCCCCATCCTTTCTCAAAACCCCAATCCTTCAACCTGAAAATAACAGAAATGATCAGACCAAGGAGGAgcctttttttggtttttttttttttcacttttctaacGAGGAAATGGATTGAACCTCTGCTCAAAGCTCTGATATGGTGTGTCTTTAGGCAGCGAGGAGACGAAAACTTCAGCTACAATCAATGCTGTTTGAAGCTTGGACACAGTATTTAGCATTTCATTGATCATAAGACTCTGCATAGTTGAAACCAAATCATCAGTCCCCATAAGTTAGAagccctctttctctctcttgtttCTCTGAaacttcctccttattttcatACCTCTCCTTGATGATTCATAGCGAGTAAGTACTCCACCAAAGGCTTGGCATTCTCAGAGGTCCCGGAAAGCTTGGATGTCATGAACTTGGACACATAGTTGAGTCCATTCCCAATAGAAGAATTAAGGGTGAGGTGAGGCGTGGAGTAGTCAAATGCTCCAAAATCTATCTCCAACGTATTTTCATCAGTTGCCCTGTGGATCATAGCATTAGGCTTTTCTGAACAAAGTTGAGTTGCTCAATCAGTTAATATGACCATGCATACCAGTTTTCATCAAAGATGGTTTCTTTAAACTTCAAGTACTCTGCAGAAGTGATGCCATCTACGCCTAGATCATCTGCGCTCACCTTAACAAATTCCCATAAACCCGGGCTAGGCCTCACTGCAAAAGCAACATATGGTGGAACAACAGCGGCCTCCTGCaaaaacccaaataaaaaagaagggaaaagggTAGTTAGGAGCCTAGTGTAGAGAGATAGAGAAAGGAGTTTGGGAGAGAGGTTTAAGACCTGGGTGGTGTTGAGGATGTAACCAAGTAGGCCATCCATAACCCTGCTTCTTTCAGCCTTGTCCTCTATGGATTTCTCTATTTCCTCCATGATATGCCGATACTTCATCAACCTTCTCCCGCTCCCAACGAATCTAAATGCAAAAACAAGTCAAGTTTGACATACAAAAACTTTGGGTGTTTCGGCAACGTttacaaaaatctatttttgagaACACTTCTTAAAGACACTGTTTATGttgttttgaagaacaaaattttactccaaactcaaatataaaaacagttttctggGTTGGGTCTATTCTTCACTTAAGgggtatgaaaaatataaaattttccgTCTTAATCTTGATGTTTCCGATTGTTTCCTCAAAAAACCATCGCAATCCAAAATTCACCAAGGAGTTTTTGAAaagttagaaaattgttttcaagttaGCTTTAGTTACAATGGAAACAAGGGAATAAACCATATGGAAAACTACCTGGCAAAGCATCTCTTCATGTGGTATCGGCTCTGCTTTAAAGCGTCGGGCATAGTGTCTGCAATGTCTTGTTGTTTGATGACTGGAGCTGATGATGAAGCCATTTCAACACAAAAGAAGCACAAGCAAAACCTCAAGGAAATGGGGAGGGCTTTGAGCTCAGAAATCAGCCGTGTTTGTGTGTTGTGGATTGGTTTGATGGTTATATAG is part of the Vitis riparia cultivar Riparia Gloire de Montpellier isolate 1030 chromosome 17, EGFV_Vit.rip_1.0, whole genome shotgun sequence genome and harbors:
- the LOC117934381 gene encoding sucrose synthase 7-like isoform X2 yields the protein MASSSAPVIKQQDIADTMPDALKQSRYHMKRCFARFVGSGRRLMKYRHIMEEIEKSIEDKAERSRVMDGLLGYILNTTQEAAVVPPYVAFAVRPSPGLWEFVKVSADDLGVDGITSAEYLKFKETIFDENWATDENTLEIDFGAFDYSTPHLTLNSSIGNGLNYVSKFMTSKLSGTSENAKPLVEYLLAMNHQGESLMINEMLNTVSKLQTALIVAEVFVSSLPKDTPYQSFEQRLKDWGFEKGWGDSAERVKDTMRTLSEVLQAPDPMKMELLFSRLPNMFNIVVFSPHGYFGQADVLGLPDTGGQVVYILDQVKALEEELLHRIKQQGLIVKPQILVVTRLIPEARGTKCDQEIEPVLNTKHSHILRVPFRTENGVLRQWVSRFDIYPYLERYAQDASAKILAHMECKPDLIIGNYTDGNMVASLMASKLGVTQGTIAHALEKTKYEDSDVKWKELDGKYHFSCQFTADMFAMNATDFIITSTFQEIAGSKDRPGQYENHAAFTMPGLCRVVSGINVFDTKFNIAAPGADQSVYFPYMEKQKRLTSFHPAIEELLYSKEDNKEHLGYLSDRKKPIIFSMARLDTVKNITGLTEWYGKNKRLRSLVNLVVVAGFFDPSKSKDREEIAEIKKMHSLIEKYQLKGQLRWIAAQNDRNRNGELYRCIADTKGAFVQPALYEAFGLTVIEAMNCGLPTFATNQGGPAEIIFDGVSGFHIDPNNGDESSNKIADFFEKCKTDSEYWNKISTAGLQRIYECYTWKIYATKVLNMGSTYGFWRQLNKDQKHAKNRYLQLFYNLQFRKLAKGVPILNEEPREEPQPPPATAITKPQQPASTEGAKPRPSAPTTAPKPQPAARVNEGLDQKQPGLPTRIRAFCPWLWWFFIINISLFLIWYLLMKL
- the LOC117934381 gene encoding sucrose synthase 7-like isoform X1, yielding MASSSAPVIKQQDIADTMPDALKQSRYHMKRCFARFVGSGRRLMKYRHIMEEIEKSIEDKAERSRVMDGLLGYILNTTQEAAVVPPYVAFAVRPSPGLWEFVKVSADDLGVDGITSAEYLKFKETIFDENWATDENTLEIDFGAFDYSTPHLTLNSSIGNGLNYVSKFMTSKLSGTSENAKPLVEYLLAMNHQGESLMINEMLNTVSKLQTALIVAEVFVSSLPKDTPYQSFEQRLKDWGFEKGWGDSAERVKDTMRTLSEVLQAPDPMKMELLFSRLPNMFNIVVFSPHGYFGQADVLGLPDTGGQVVYILDQVKALEEELLHRIKQQGLIVKPQILVVTRLIPEARGTKCDQEIEPVLNTKHSHILRVPFRTENGVLRQWVSRFDIYPYLERYAQDASAKILAHMECKPDLIIGNYTDGNMVASLMASKLGVTQGTIAHALEKTKYEDSDVKWKELDGKYHFSCQFTADMFAMNATDFIITSTFQEIAGSKDRPGQYENHAAFTMPGLCRVVSGINVFDTKFNIAAPGADQSVYFPYMEKQKRLTSFHPAIEELLYSKEDNKEHLGYLSDRKKPIIFSMARLDTVKNITGLTEWYGKNKRLRSLVNLVVVAGFFDPSKSKDREEIAEIKKMHSLIEKYQLKGQLRWIAAQNDRNRNGELYRCIADTKGAFVQPALYEAFGLTVIEAMNCGLPTFATNQGGPAEIIFDGVSGFHIDPNNGDESSNKIADFFEKCKTDSEYWNKISTAGLQRIYECYTWKIYATKVLNMGSTYGFWRQLNKDQKHAKNRYLQLFYNLQFRKLAKGVPILNEEPREEPQPPPATAITKPQQPASTEGAKPRPSAPTTAPKPQPAARRPQSGAQRVNEGLDQKQPGLPTRIRAFCPWLWWFFIINISLFLIWYLLMKL
- the LOC117934381 gene encoding sucrose synthase 7-like isoform X3: MASSSAPVIKQQDIADTMPDALKQSRYHMKRCFARFVGSGRRLMKYRHIMEEIEKSIEDKAERSRVMDGLLGYILNTTQEAAVVPPYVAFAVRPSPGLWEFVKVSADDLGVDGITSAEYLKFKETIFDENWATDENTLEIDFGAFDYSTPHLTLNSSIGNGLNYVSKFMTSKLSGTSENAKPLVEYLLAMNHQGESLMINEMLNTVSKLQTALIVAEVFVSSLPKDTPYQSFEQRLKDWGFEKGWGDSAERVKDTMRTLSEVLQAPDPMKMELLFSRLPNMFNIVVFSPHGYFGQADVLGLPDTGGQVVYILDQVKALEEELLHRIKQQGLIVKPQILVVTRLIPEARGTKCDQEIEPVLNTKHSHILRVPFRTENGVLRQWVSRFDIYPYLERYAQDASAKILAHMECKPDLIIGNYTDGNMVASLMASKLGVTQGTIAHALEKTKYEDSDVKWKELDGKYHFSCQFTADMFAMNATDFIITSTFQEIAGSKDRPGQYENHAAFTMPGLCRVVSGINVFDTKFNIAAPGADQSVYFPYMEKQKRLTSFHPAIEELLYSKEDNKEHLGYLSDRKKPIIFSMARLDTVKNITGLTEWYGKNKRLRSLVNLVVVAGFFDPSKSKDREEIAEIKKMHSLIEKYQLKGQLRWIAAQNDRNRNGELYRCIADTKGAFVQPALYEAFGLTVIEAMNCGLPTFATNQGGPAEIIFDGVSGFHIDPNNGDESSNKIADFFEKCKTDSEYWNKISTAGLQRIYECYTWKIYATKVLNMGSTYGFWRQLNKDQKHAKNRYLQLFYNLQFRKLAKGVPILNEEPREEPQPPPATAITKPQQPASTEGAKPRPSAPTTAPKPQPAARRPQSGAQRYGDNPK